One window from the genome of Pelodictyon luteolum DSM 273 encodes:
- a CDS encoding cation diffusion facilitator family transporter codes for MSAGHSHPHHHHQAAGDIGTAFFLNLAFTLVEFVGGWLTGSTAILADAVHDLGDSFAFGQAWYFEKLSLSGSSERYSYGYRRFSLVGALISALILFGGSIFVLLQAIPKIFAPGTPDAGGMALLAVAGVSVNFLAMLRLRKTGGMNARVVTLHLLEDVLGWVAVLVVAVVLLFWDIPVLDPILAIAITLFILYGALKNLRSMVPVFLQAVPDGISLQAVVREAEALDGVRGVHNAHIWSLDGTHRVFTAHLQVDPELDACAYIELKKRIAGLVQSHGIEHSTVEIEYPGEVCRITDNEEETP; via the coding sequence ATGAGTGCAGGACACAGCCACCCTCACCATCATCATCAAGCCGCGGGTGATATAGGGACCGCTTTTTTCCTCAACCTCGCCTTTACGCTGGTGGAGTTCGTCGGCGGCTGGCTGACGGGGAGTACGGCAATTCTGGCCGATGCGGTCCATGACCTTGGCGACTCATTCGCTTTCGGTCAGGCATGGTATTTCGAAAAGCTTTCCCTGTCGGGGAGCAGCGAACGTTACTCATACGGCTATCGGCGCTTCTCGCTCGTCGGTGCGCTCATCAGTGCCCTGATCCTTTTCGGGGGTTCCATATTCGTTCTCCTTCAGGCGATTCCGAAGATCTTCGCTCCCGGCACCCCGGACGCGGGCGGCATGGCGCTGCTTGCCGTGGCCGGCGTCAGTGTCAACTTTCTGGCCATGCTCCGACTCCGGAAAACAGGCGGCATGAACGCCCGGGTCGTTACCCTCCACCTGCTTGAGGACGTGCTCGGCTGGGTGGCGGTGCTGGTTGTGGCAGTTGTGCTCCTGTTCTGGGACATTCCCGTGCTCGACCCCATCCTTGCCATCGCCATAACCCTCTTCATCCTGTACGGCGCCCTGAAGAACCTTCGTTCGATGGTGCCGGTTTTCCTTCAGGCCGTGCCGGATGGCATCAGCCTGCAGGCAGTGGTAAGGGAGGCTGAAGCGCTGGACGGTGTAAGGGGAGTCCACAATGCCCATATCTGGTCGCTTGACGGCACGCACCGTGTGTTTACCGCACACCTGCAGGTGGACCCGGAACTTGATGCCTGCGCATACATCGAGCTCAAAAAGCGGATAGCCGGCCTGGTCCAAAGCCACGGCATCGAGCATTCGACTGTGGAGATTGAATACCCCGGCGAAGTCTGCCGGATAACCGATAACGAGGAGGAAACGCCATGA
- a CDS encoding lipocalin family protein: protein MKITAILKRALCLLLFLPAGCTGVPDGLQVVEDFSLESYLGTWYEIARIDNSFEKNFEEVSATYRLDDDGSVRVENRGFDTERQQWKSVNGRAKFAGPVERGALKVSFFGPFYASYNVLALDHEGYRWALVSGHDRDLLWILARHPVMEPELLEELKAKAAAMGFDASRIRKVSQTGVPAGTK from the coding sequence ATGAAGATCACCGCCATTCTGAAACGGGCGCTCTGTTTGCTTCTGTTCCTGCCGGCAGGATGCACGGGCGTGCCTGACGGGCTGCAGGTCGTTGAGGACTTTTCGCTCGAGAGCTATCTCGGCACCTGGTACGAGATCGCCCGTATCGACAACTCGTTCGAAAAAAACTTCGAAGAGGTATCGGCCACCTACCGTCTTGACGACGATGGATCGGTCAGGGTGGAGAACCGGGGGTTCGATACCGAGAGGCAGCAGTGGAAAAGCGTCAACGGGAGGGCGAAGTTCGCCGGGCCGGTCGAACGCGGTGCACTGAAGGTATCGTTTTTCGGCCCCTTCTACGCGAGCTACAACGTGCTTGCCCTCGATCACGAAGGCTACCGGTGGGCGCTTGTCTCCGGCCATGACCGCGACCTCCTGTGGATCCTTGCACGCCATCCCGTGATGGAGCCCGAGCTGCTCGAAGAGCTCAAAGCGAAAGCGGCCGCGATGGGGTTCGATGCGTCCCGGATCCGCAAGGTCAGCCAGACCGGCGTGCCGGCTGGCACCAAGTGA
- a CDS encoding NAD(P)-dependent oxidoreductase, with product MNDRQQQSDTGAKKRIFVVGATGYIGKFVTRELVARGHEVVSFARPRSGVDAATTAEETRRQLAGSEVRFGDVGDLQSILREGIRGEHFDAVYSCLTSRTGGIEDAWNIDYRATKNALEAGIKAGITHFVLLSAICVQKPMLEFQHAKLKFEAELMASGVSYSIVRPTAFFKSIAGQVESVKNGKPYVMFADGELTRCKPISEADLARFMADCIENPSLQNRILPIGGPGKAISAREQGAMLFELLGKEPKFKKVPIQIFDVIIPVLTMLSKFIPKLRDKAEFARIGKYYCSESMLLFNHETGRYDEEATPSYGTDTLRDFYARVLKEGLKGQELGAHSMF from the coding sequence ATGAACGACAGACAGCAACAAAGCGACACAGGCGCAAAAAAACGCATATTCGTCGTCGGAGCAACCGGATACATCGGGAAATTCGTCACCAGGGAGCTGGTGGCGCGGGGCCACGAGGTGGTGAGTTTTGCACGACCACGCTCGGGGGTGGATGCGGCCACGACGGCAGAAGAGACACGGCGGCAGCTGGCGGGCTCGGAGGTCCGCTTTGGCGACGTCGGTGATCTGCAGTCGATCCTCAGGGAAGGAATCAGGGGGGAGCATTTCGACGCTGTCTATTCATGCCTTACCTCGCGCACCGGCGGTATCGAGGATGCATGGAACATTGACTACCGGGCAACGAAAAACGCACTTGAGGCCGGCATTAAGGCTGGAATCACACACTTCGTCCTGCTCTCGGCCATCTGTGTACAGAAACCCATGCTGGAGTTCCAGCACGCAAAGCTGAAATTCGAGGCTGAGTTGATGGCGTCCGGGGTGTCATACTCGATCGTTCGCCCGACGGCCTTCTTCAAGTCGATTGCCGGACAGGTGGAGTCGGTGAAGAATGGCAAACCCTATGTAATGTTTGCCGATGGAGAGCTCACACGCTGCAAACCCATCAGTGAAGCCGATCTTGCCCGCTTCATGGCCGACTGCATCGAGAACCCATCGCTGCAGAACCGCATCCTCCCGATCGGGGGACCGGGGAAAGCCATTTCGGCCAGAGAACAGGGTGCAATGCTCTTTGAGCTTCTGGGGAAGGAGCCGAAGTTCAAGAAGGTTCCGATACAGATCTTCGACGTCATCATACCCGTCCTCACCATGCTCTCGAAGTTCATCCCGAAGCTTCGCGACAAGGCCGAGTTCGCCCGTATCGGCAAGTACTACTGCTCAGAATCCATGCTCCTCTTCAACCACGAGACCGGAAGGTACGACGAAGAGGCAACGCCCTCATACGGCACCGATACTCTCCGCGACTTCTATGCCCGCGTGCTGAAAGAGGGACTCAAGGGCCAGGAACTTGGAGCCCACAGCATGTTCTAG
- the cydC gene encoding thiol reductant ABC exporter subunit CydC, with protein MNELLRLTRIVRPWAGWMLLAALLSFAATGSGIGLLMTAAYLIAKAALQPPLAALQIGIVGVRFFGLARGVLRYLERLASHDTTFRILTSLRLWFYDALEPLAPARLMQFRSADLLQRIVDDIQSLENLYTRVLAPPVTALLTALLLWFLLGFWSPLAALILLFFHLIAGIGVPLLTARLSRGTASGILCRKAEEQMLAVDFAQGLAELQMYGGVERHRNRLELAESGKLALERKSSLIDGMQETLIGILMNAAVLGVLSAVLPLVSGGTLSGIALSIATLAVMASFEPFLPLPGSLRHLEADIHAGRRIFEILDATPEVTEPSAPLPLEGELPIEARELSFTYPGNLRPALDRVSFMIPQGARVAIVGPSGSGKSTLTALLVRFWNPGSGILTVGRHPIAAYSPEALRRRIALVSQRTYVFAETIRENLLLARPGATDHELREALRAAGLDHFRTRLDEFAGQHGMQLSGGERQRLAIARAILQDAPVVILDEATASLDAPTEQEVLRRIEEASEGKTIITITHRLQQMERFGNILVLKDGRLAETGTHTELLEKQSVYHTMWNIQHQSIFVQPGTD; from the coding sequence ATGAACGAGCTCCTCCGCCTCACCCGCATCGTCCGCCCCTGGGCCGGCTGGATGCTCCTTGCAGCCCTTCTCTCGTTTGCGGCAACAGGCAGCGGCATAGGACTGCTCATGACCGCCGCATACCTTATCGCCAAGGCGGCGCTGCAGCCACCGCTGGCCGCCCTGCAGATCGGCATCGTCGGCGTTAGGTTCTTCGGCCTCGCACGCGGCGTGCTGCGCTATCTTGAACGGCTGGCATCCCACGACACCACGTTCCGGATACTCACCAGCCTCCGCCTGTGGTTCTATGACGCACTAGAACCGCTTGCACCGGCACGACTCATGCAGTTCAGGAGCGCCGACCTCCTGCAGAGGATCGTCGATGACATCCAGAGCCTCGAGAACCTTTACACAAGGGTGCTCGCACCTCCTGTGACCGCGTTGCTGACAGCCCTCCTCCTCTGGTTCCTGCTCGGGTTCTGGTCACCGCTTGCCGCATTGATCCTGCTGTTTTTCCATCTGATCGCCGGAATAGGCGTTCCGCTTCTCACTGCCCGACTCAGCCGCGGAACGGCAAGCGGAATCCTGTGCCGGAAGGCTGAGGAACAGATGCTGGCCGTCGACTTCGCACAGGGCCTTGCGGAACTGCAGATGTACGGCGGCGTGGAGCGGCACCGGAATCGTCTGGAACTTGCCGAGTCCGGGAAACTCGCACTCGAACGCAAGAGCTCCCTCATCGACGGCATGCAGGAAACCCTCATCGGGATCCTCATGAATGCCGCGGTCCTCGGCGTTCTCTCTGCCGTCCTGCCGCTGGTATCCGGCGGCACCCTCAGCGGCATCGCGCTCTCCATCGCCACACTCGCCGTCATGGCCTCGTTCGAACCGTTCCTCCCGCTCCCCGGCTCCCTCCGCCACCTTGAAGCCGACATCCATGCCGGCAGGAGGATCTTCGAGATACTCGACGCCACACCCGAAGTGACGGAACCATCCGCCCCCCTGCCCTTAGAGGGAGAGCTTCCGATTGAAGCCAGAGAGCTCTCGTTCACCTATCCGGGAAACCTTCGCCCGGCTCTGGACAGGGTATCGTTCATGATCCCGCAGGGGGCAAGGGTCGCCATCGTCGGGCCCAGCGGATCGGGCAAATCGACCCTCACCGCTCTACTGGTGCGATTCTGGAACCCCGGCAGCGGCATCCTCACGGTTGGCCGTCACCCCATAGCAGCTTACAGCCCCGAAGCGCTTCGACGTCGTATCGCACTCGTCTCCCAGCGGACCTACGTGTTCGCTGAAACCATCCGGGAAAACCTCCTTCTGGCAAGACCCGGAGCCACGGACCATGAGCTCCGGGAAGCGCTCCGGGCTGCCGGACTCGACCACTTCAGGACACGCCTCGACGAGTTCGCAGGGCAGCACGGCATGCAGCTCAGCGGCGGTGAACGACAGCGGCTTGCCATCGCCCGCGCCATCCTGCAGGACGCCCCTGTCGTCATCCTCGACGAAGCAACCGCCAGCCTCGACGCCCCCACTGAACAGGAGGTGCTCCGGCGTATCGAGGAAGCCTCAGAAGGGAAAACCATCATCACCATCACCCACCGCCTGCAGCAGATGGAACGGTTCGGGAACATCCTTGTATTAAAGGACGGGCGGCTCGCCGAAACGGGCACGCATACAGAACTCCTTGAGAAGCAGAGCGTCTATCATACAATGTGGAACATCCAGCATCAATCGATCTTCGTACAGCCAGGAACGGACTGA
- the cydD gene encoding thiol reductant ABC exporter subunit CydD: MNIDRRMFSLIGGHRAPFILSIAASGAAAVMVIGQAAALSRLVNDAFIEKAAPAELVPSIGFFALFSILRMLLGWLGHNEANRGTIAVRRDLFAHLTEAIALRGPIYARSLPSGRLSTTLIKGVEALDAYFSQFLPQLFLALLAPLIILIAVFPVDPVSGFILLGTAPLIPLFMALIGKRAGAMTDRQWETLSRMSGYFLDMLQGLPTLKLFARSRSQHDAIADAGERFRTATMKVLRVAFLSSLTLELVGTIGTAMIAVAIGLRLLTAGLAFQTALFVLLLTPDFYLPLRQLGLKFHAGMEGASASKDIFAVLDGPVDDPEPAGHPKMPLAHTIKPDVAGISRWDIRFEGVTYSYPDSREPALSSLTCTIPAGKTTAVTGPSGAGKSTLMNLLLRFQDPCSGTITAGGRPIGEYRVEAWRELIAWVPQHPFLFNDTLRENIMMANRGATEETLRYAVRLAGLEELVNRLPAGLDTPVGEQGVRFSGGEAQRIALARAFMKDAPILVLDEPTSHTDPELEAVLQRAIRTLMQGRTTLIIAHRLETIRSADAILVLEGGRGSATGTHRELMEGSAFYRSAFQNPEEAGT, encoded by the coding sequence ATGAATATTGACCGGCGCATGTTCAGCCTCATCGGCGGACACAGGGCGCCCTTCATCCTTTCGATCGCAGCATCCGGCGCAGCGGCCGTCATGGTGATCGGTCAGGCGGCAGCCCTCAGCCGTCTTGTCAATGACGCATTCATTGAAAAAGCTGCTCCGGCGGAACTCGTCCCCTCAATCGGTTTTTTTGCGCTCTTCAGCATTCTGCGCATGCTTCTCGGCTGGCTGGGGCACAACGAGGCGAACCGGGGAACGATTGCCGTCCGCAGAGACCTGTTCGCTCACCTCACCGAGGCCATCGCGCTCCGCGGTCCCATCTACGCCCGTTCACTTCCGAGCGGCCGGCTCAGCACCACCCTCATCAAGGGAGTGGAAGCTCTCGATGCCTATTTCAGCCAGTTCCTCCCGCAGCTGTTCCTCGCGCTTCTGGCGCCGCTCATCATCCTCATTGCCGTCTTCCCCGTGGATCCCGTATCGGGATTCATCCTGCTCGGCACCGCTCCCCTCATCCCGCTCTTCATGGCGCTCATAGGAAAGCGGGCAGGAGCGATGACGGACCGGCAATGGGAGACTCTCAGCCGGATGAGCGGATACTTTCTCGATATGCTGCAGGGCCTGCCGACCCTGAAGCTCTTCGCAAGAAGCCGCAGCCAGCATGACGCCATAGCAGATGCCGGCGAACGGTTCAGGACGGCCACGATGAAGGTGCTCCGGGTCGCATTTCTCTCCTCGCTCACCCTGGAACTGGTCGGAACCATCGGTACGGCCATGATAGCCGTCGCCATCGGCCTGCGTCTCCTGACGGCAGGCCTCGCGTTCCAGACCGCGCTCTTCGTCCTTCTCCTCACCCCGGACTTCTACCTTCCCCTCCGCCAGCTCGGCCTCAAGTTCCATGCCGGCATGGAGGGTGCAAGTGCTTCGAAGGACATCTTCGCAGTCCTTGATGGCCCGGTTGATGACCCGGAGCCGGCAGGGCACCCGAAAATGCCTTTGGCGCACACCATCAAGCCTGACGTGGCTGGCATCAGCCGCTGGGATATCCGGTTCGAAGGGGTCACCTACAGCTACCCCGACAGCAGGGAACCGGCCCTCAGTTCGCTCACCTGCACCATCCCCGCAGGAAAAACTACGGCCGTAACCGGCCCGAGCGGAGCGGGAAAAAGCACCCTCATGAACCTGCTTCTCCGGTTCCAGGATCCATGCTCCGGCACCATCACTGCCGGCGGACGCCCGATCGGTGAGTACCGGGTGGAAGCGTGGCGCGAGCTCATCGCATGGGTCCCCCAGCACCCGTTTCTCTTCAACGACACCCTTAGGGAAAACATCATGATGGCCAACCGCGGCGCGACTGAGGAAACGCTCCGGTATGCCGTCCGCCTGGCAGGGCTCGAGGAACTCGTCAATCGGTTGCCGGCAGGGCTTGATACCCCGGTCGGCGAACAGGGTGTACGGTTCAGCGGAGGAGAGGCCCAGCGCATTGCCCTTGCCCGGGCCTTCATGAAGGATGCCCCGATCCTCGTGCTCGACGAGCCGACGTCGCACACCGATCCGGAACTCGAGGCCGTCCTCCAGAGGGCCATTCGTACCCTCATGCAAGGCCGCACCACCCTTATCATCGCCCACCGACTTGAGACCATCCGCTCCGCGGACGCCATTCTGGTGCTCGAAGGCGGCAGAGGGTCAGCAACCGGCACCCACCGGGAGCTCATGGAGGGCAGCGCCTTCTACCGGAGCGCCTTCCAGAACCCTGAGGAGGCCGGAACATGA
- the cydB gene encoding cytochrome d ubiquinol oxidase subunit II: MELQTLWFILVAVLFTGFFFLEGFDFGVGILLPFIGREDQERRALINTIGPFWDGNEVWLVTAGGAMFAAFPHWYATLFSGFYPALLLMLAAIIFRGVAFEFRSKHKHPAWRNFWDWSIFVGSAVPALLWGVALANIIRGVPIDASMNYAGGFLNLLNPYALACGIASLLIFTLHGAVFLTLKTNGEIRERSMRAAKSVWLPAVALSFVFMFYTYVETDLYLHLGINPGIIPVFSVLALLSVKVLLDKNASGWAFAMTGIAIAFSSATIFMGLYPRVLVSSLNPDWSLTIQNASSSPYTLGIMSMVALIFVPLVLLYQGWSYWVFRQRVTTDSHHEY; the protein is encoded by the coding sequence ATGGAACTGCAGACACTCTGGTTTATACTCGTGGCCGTCCTCTTCACCGGTTTCTTCTTCCTCGAAGGCTTTGACTTCGGGGTCGGCATCCTGCTCCCGTTCATCGGCAGAGAGGACCAGGAGCGCCGCGCCCTCATCAATACGATCGGCCCATTCTGGGACGGCAACGAGGTATGGCTCGTCACCGCCGGCGGAGCCATGTTCGCCGCCTTCCCGCACTGGTACGCAACCCTCTTCAGCGGGTTCTACCCTGCTCTTCTCCTCATGCTCGCCGCCATCATATTCAGGGGCGTAGCCTTCGAGTTCCGCAGCAAGCATAAGCATCCGGCATGGCGGAACTTCTGGGACTGGAGCATCTTCGTCGGCAGCGCCGTTCCCGCACTGCTCTGGGGCGTGGCTTTGGCCAACATCATCCGCGGCGTGCCCATCGACGCTTCGATGAACTATGCCGGCGGGTTCCTGAACCTGCTCAATCCCTACGCACTGGCCTGCGGCATCGCATCCCTCCTGATCTTCACCCTGCACGGCGCGGTGTTCCTCACCCTGAAAACCAACGGTGAGATCCGGGAGCGGTCGATGAGGGCTGCAAAATCAGTCTGGCTTCCCGCCGTCGCGCTCTCCTTCGTGTTCATGTTTTACACCTATGTGGAAACCGACCTCTATCTGCACCTCGGCATCAACCCCGGCATCATTCCGGTATTCAGCGTTCTGGCACTGCTCTCAGTGAAGGTGCTGCTCGATAAAAACGCATCCGGCTGGGCCTTCGCCATGACCGGCATCGCAATCGCCTTCTCAAGCGCCACCATTTTCATGGGCCTTTATCCGAGGGTGCTCGTTTCGAGCCTCAATCCCGACTGGAGCCTGACCATACAGAACGCATCATCTTCGCCCTACACGCTCGGCATCATGTCGATGGTGGCACTGATATTCGTCCCTCTAGTGCTCCTCTATCAGGGGTGGAGCTACTGGGTCTTCCGTCAGCGGGTAACGACCGACAGCCACCATGAATACTGA
- a CDS encoding cytochrome ubiquinol oxidase subunit I: protein MDILFLARLQFALTSVFHFFFVPLTLGLSIFTAILETAWVRTGNEKYLKLVQFWGRLFLINFAVGVVTGIVMEFQFGMNWSEYSRFVGDIFGVPLAIEALLAFFMESTFLGIWIFGRDRLPKAVHAASIWLVALGSNLSALWILVANSFMQAPVGFRMAADGSRAEMTDFAALLFNPNVWKQFPHVLAGGIVTGGFLVIAISVWHLMKGTKDREAFITSMKFGTIYAFIGTIFVTMAGHTQMQHIMKTQPMKVAAAEALWETENPASFSLFTIGNEEKLEDVFSIRIPRLLSFLAYNSFEGEVKGIRDLQAEYETKYGTGNYIPSIITAYWSFRLMVGAGTLMLFVSLLGLWKVSRDDYRFSPFIGALFFWSMLLPWIANSTGWILAEMGRQPWIVFGLLKTEQAVTPASVVSSGELILSITLFTLLYLMLAAADLFLIRKYAALGLEAAE, encoded by the coding sequence ATGGACATTCTTTTCCTCGCCAGGCTCCAGTTCGCCCTCACCTCGGTATTCCATTTCTTCTTCGTTCCCCTCACCCTTGGCCTCTCGATCTTCACCGCGATCCTTGAAACCGCATGGGTACGCACCGGAAACGAGAAGTACCTGAAGCTCGTACAGTTCTGGGGACGGCTTTTTCTCATCAACTTCGCCGTCGGTGTGGTGACCGGCATTGTCATGGAGTTCCAGTTCGGGATGAACTGGTCGGAGTACTCCCGTTTCGTCGGCGACATTTTCGGTGTGCCGCTGGCCATCGAGGCGCTGCTCGCCTTTTTCATGGAGTCGACATTCCTCGGCATCTGGATCTTCGGCCGGGACCGCCTTCCGAAAGCCGTGCACGCTGCATCAATATGGCTCGTGGCCCTCGGCTCGAACCTTTCGGCACTCTGGATTCTTGTGGCCAACTCCTTCATGCAGGCTCCGGTCGGGTTCAGGATGGCAGCCGACGGCTCGCGGGCTGAAATGACCGACTTCGCGGCACTCCTCTTCAACCCGAACGTCTGGAAACAGTTTCCGCATGTGCTTGCCGGAGGTATCGTCACCGGGGGATTTCTGGTGATCGCCATCAGCGTCTGGCACCTCATGAAAGGCACCAAAGACCGCGAGGCCTTCATTACCTCCATGAAGTTCGGCACCATCTACGCCTTCATCGGCACCATTTTCGTCACCATGGCCGGCCACACCCAGATGCAGCACATCATGAAAACGCAGCCGATGAAGGTGGCTGCGGCCGAGGCGCTCTGGGAAACGGAAAACCCCGCCAGTTTCTCCCTCTTCACCATCGGCAACGAAGAGAAACTTGAGGACGTCTTCTCCATCCGCATTCCCCGACTCCTCTCCTTCCTCGCCTACAACTCGTTCGAGGGCGAAGTAAAGGGAATCCGCGACCTGCAGGCCGAATATGAGACGAAGTACGGCACCGGCAACTACATCCCATCCATCATCACGGCATACTGGAGCTTCCGGTTGATGGTCGGCGCCGGAACCCTCATGCTCTTCGTCTCCCTCCTCGGCCTCTGGAAGGTCTCGAGGGATGATTACCGGTTTTCGCCCTTCATCGGCGCACTCTTCTTCTGGTCGATGCTCCTGCCCTGGATCGCCAATTCAACGGGATGGATCCTGGCGGAAATGGGTCGGCAGCCATGGATTGTTTTCGGCCTCCTGAAAACCGAACAGGCGGTCACGCCGGCTTCGGTGGTCAGCTCCGGGGAGCTCATCCTCTCCATCACCCTCTTCACCCTGCTCTACCTCATGCTCGCTGCGGCCGACCTGTTCCTCATAAGGAAATATGCCGCACTTGGACTTGAGGCTGCCGAATAA
- the mtnA gene encoding S-methyl-5-thioribose-1-phosphate isomerase, whose protein sequence is MIDAISFKNGTFRYLDQRYLPLQELHVETRDHREAIEAIKTLAVRGAPLIGASAGYTVVLGVNSFKGSKEEFPAYFGQLIKDVEASRPTAVNLFFATKKMKAVYDANFEGDSLETLKTKMTDEAHKIYNDEVDNCDRIARHGVEQIKRDCADILKTRKLNVLTHCNTGTLACCGIGTALGVIRLAWQEGLIERVITAESRPLLQGLRLTAWELEHDGIPFISISDSSSAFLMQRGMIDFGVVGADRITANGDTANKIGTYAHAVSANHHGIPFYIAAPVSTIDITLKEGAQIPIEERNADELRTIFGTQVATPTTPVLNYAFDVTPGTLLRGIITEKKAVVGNYETGLREICS, encoded by the coding sequence ATGATCGACGCAATATCATTCAAAAACGGGACCTTCCGATACCTTGACCAGCGATACCTGCCGCTGCAGGAGCTGCATGTCGAGACAAGGGACCACCGGGAAGCCATAGAGGCCATCAAGACCCTCGCCGTCAGGGGCGCCCCGCTGATCGGCGCTTCGGCAGGCTATACGGTCGTGCTCGGAGTCAACAGCTTCAAGGGATCGAAGGAAGAGTTCCCGGCCTATTTCGGGCAGCTCATCAAGGACGTTGAAGCTTCCCGCCCGACGGCCGTCAACCTCTTCTTCGCCACGAAGAAGATGAAAGCGGTCTACGATGCCAACTTCGAAGGGGACTCCCTTGAGACGCTGAAGACGAAAATGACTGATGAGGCGCACAAGATCTACAATGACGAGGTCGACAACTGCGACCGCATCGCGCGCCACGGTGTCGAGCAGATCAAGCGTGACTGCGCCGACATCCTCAAGACCCGCAAGCTCAATGTCCTGACCCACTGCAACACTGGTACGCTGGCCTGCTGCGGCATCGGCACCGCACTCGGCGTCATCCGCCTGGCGTGGCAGGAGGGGCTGATTGAGCGCGTCATCACCGCAGAAAGCCGCCCGCTCCTTCAGGGACTGCGCCTGACGGCCTGGGAGCTCGAGCATGACGGCATCCCATTCATCTCGATTTCGGACTCCTCATCGGCATTCCTCATGCAGCGCGGCATGATCGATTTCGGCGTTGTCGGCGCAGACCGCATCACAGCCAACGGAGACACAGCCAACAAGATCGGCACTTACGCCCATGCCGTCAGTGCAAACCACCACGGCATTCCCTTCTACATCGCCGCCCCGGTGTCGACCATCGACATCACCCTCAAAGAGGGGGCACAGATTCCGATCGAAGAACGCAACGCCGATGAACTGCGCACCATCTTCGGCACCCAGGTAGCCACCCCGACTACCCCGGTGCTGAACTACGCTTTCGATGTCACACCCGGCACGCTGCTTCGCGGCATCATCACCGAGAAGAAAGCTGTTGTGGGCAACTACGAAACCGGACTCAGGGAGATCTGCAGCTGA